The following are encoded together in the Streptomyces sp. NBC_00341 genome:
- a CDS encoding sugar phosphate isomerase/epimerase, with product MTIRLGYGTNGLTDLRLDDALGLLSDLGYDGVGLTLDHMHLDPMGPDLLVRTRRVAARLQELGLGVTVETGARYVLDPRHKHGPSLLDPDPEARAARTGLLVRAVDVAAELGAHAVHCFSGVMPLGTDAGTGWDRLTGALAPVIEAAGRAGVPLAIEPEPGHLLSHLSDFHHLRALCGDPEPLGLTLDIGHCQCLETEAPVDCVREVAPWLRHVQIEDMCRGIHEHLPFGDGEIDFPPVLAALDALGDNGYQGLTVVELPRHSHAGPELAQSSIEFLRKHGPSAHNARKGAAPCR from the coding sequence ATGACGATCCGCCTCGGCTACGGCACCAACGGCCTCACCGACCTCCGCCTGGACGACGCCCTCGGCCTCCTCTCGGACCTCGGCTACGACGGGGTCGGCCTCACCCTCGACCACATGCACCTCGATCCGATGGGCCCGGACCTCCTCGTCCGCACCCGCCGGGTCGCCGCACGGCTCCAGGAGCTGGGGCTCGGCGTCACCGTGGAGACCGGGGCCCGCTACGTCCTGGACCCGCGCCACAAGCACGGCCCCTCCCTGCTCGACCCGGACCCCGAAGCCAGGGCGGCCAGAACCGGGCTGCTCGTACGGGCCGTCGACGTCGCCGCCGAACTGGGCGCCCACGCCGTGCACTGCTTCAGCGGGGTCATGCCCCTGGGCACCGATGCCGGAACCGGCTGGGACCGGCTGACCGGCGCCCTCGCACCGGTCATCGAGGCGGCCGGACGAGCGGGGGTGCCGCTGGCCATCGAGCCCGAACCCGGACACCTCCTCAGCCACCTCTCCGACTTCCACCACCTGCGCGCCCTGTGCGGAGACCCGGAACCACTGGGACTCACCCTCGACATCGGCCACTGCCAGTGCCTGGAGACCGAGGCGCCCGTCGACTGCGTACGCGAGGTGGCCCCCTGGCTGCGACACGTCCAGATCGAGGACATGTGCCGGGGTATCCACGAACACCTTCCCTTCGGTGACGGCGAGATCGACTTCCCGCCCGTGCTCGCCGCCCTCGATGCCCTGGGCGACAACGGATACCAGGGGCTCACCGTCGTCGAACTGCCCCGGCACTCCCACGCCGGGCCCGAACTCGCCCAGTCCTCCATCGAGTTCCTGCGCAAGCACGGACCCTCGGCCCACAACGCGCGGAAGGGAGCCGCACCATGCCGATGA
- a CDS encoding EboA domain-containing protein encodes MPMTSPDAPLLSRGELDAQLGGGARAWLDEALAEAAHAAAHPDAGPSANAYAVPPWELRFAAAGRHCGLERADSVRSLLLTESRAGLDAVTRLYEQGTAAERRAVLLTLPALDLGATAVALVEDALRANDTTLIAAAVGPYAGEHLDAHNWRHAVLKCLFTGVPVDAVDQLARRARGDAELARMLGDYAAERIAAGRPVPADLHRVLAFTAPGPEAPGPAAPMASTAPSEES; translated from the coding sequence ATGCCGATGACCTCGCCGGACGCCCCGCTGCTGAGCCGCGGGGAACTCGACGCACAACTCGGCGGCGGCGCCCGCGCCTGGCTCGACGAAGCCCTCGCCGAGGCCGCCCACGCCGCCGCCCACCCGGACGCCGGACCCTCCGCCAACGCCTACGCCGTCCCCCCGTGGGAACTCCGCTTCGCCGCCGCCGGCCGGCATTGCGGACTCGAACGCGCCGACTCCGTACGCTCCCTGCTGCTCACCGAGTCCCGCGCCGGACTCGACGCCGTGACCCGGCTCTACGAACAGGGCACCGCCGCCGAACGGCGCGCCGTGCTGCTCACCCTGCCCGCACTCGACCTCGGCGCCACCGCCGTGGCCCTCGTCGAGGACGCCCTGCGCGCCAACGACACCACGCTGATCGCCGCCGCCGTCGGCCCGTACGCCGGCGAGCACCTCGACGCGCACAACTGGCGCCACGCCGTCCTCAAATGCCTCTTCACGGGCGTCCCCGTCGACGCCGTCGACCAGCTGGCCCGGCGCGCCCGCGGCGACGCGGAACTCGCCCGGATGCTGGGCGACTACGCGGCCGAGCGCATCGCGGCCGGCCGCCCCGTACCCGCCGACCTGCACCGCGTACTCGCCTTCACGGCCCCCGGCCCCGAAGCCCCCGGTCCCGCCGCCCCCATGGCCTCAACGGCCCCATCGGAGGAGTCCTGA
- a CDS encoding TatD family hydrolase, with the protein MRIFDPHIHMTSRTTDDYQAMYDAGVRALVEPSFWLGQPRTSPSSFFDYFDALLGWEPFRAAQYGIAHHCTLALNPKEANDPRCTPVLDALPRYLVKDSVVAVGEIGYDSMTPAEDTALAAQLQLAADHGLPALVHTPHRDKLAGLRRTIDVVRESHLAPELVVLDHLNETTVKDALDSGCWAGFSIYPDTKMDEDRMVAVLKLHGTDRILVNSAADWGKSDPLKTRGVADAMLAAGFTEDDVDQVLWRNPVAFYGQSGRLHLDTAAPEPLHEGNSILRGGE; encoded by the coding sequence ATGCGCATCTTCGACCCCCACATCCACATGACGTCCCGCACCACGGACGACTATCAGGCGATGTACGACGCCGGGGTCCGGGCGCTCGTCGAACCCTCCTTCTGGCTCGGCCAGCCCCGCACCTCACCGAGCAGCTTCTTCGACTACTTCGACGCGCTGCTCGGCTGGGAGCCGTTCCGCGCCGCCCAGTACGGCATCGCCCACCACTGCACGCTCGCCCTCAACCCCAAAGAGGCCAACGACCCGCGCTGCACCCCCGTCCTGGACGCCCTGCCGCGCTACCTCGTCAAGGACTCCGTCGTCGCCGTCGGCGAGATCGGCTACGACTCGATGACCCCGGCGGAGGACACCGCGCTGGCCGCCCAGCTCCAGCTGGCCGCAGACCACGGGCTGCCCGCACTCGTCCACACCCCGCACCGCGACAAGCTCGCCGGCCTGCGCCGCACCATCGACGTCGTACGCGAATCCCACCTCGCCCCGGAACTGGTGGTGCTCGACCACCTCAACGAGACGACGGTGAAGGACGCCCTGGACAGCGGCTGCTGGGCCGGCTTCTCCATCTACCCCGACACCAAGATGGACGAGGACCGCATGGTCGCCGTCCTCAAGCTGCACGGCACCGACAGGATCCTGGTCAACTCCGCCGCCGACTGGGGCAAGAGCGATCCCCTGAAGACCCGCGGCGTGGCCGACGCGATGCTGGCCGCCGGCTTCACCGAGGACGACGTCGACCAGGTGCTGTGGCGCAACCCCGTCGCCTTCTACGGCCAGAGCGGCCGCCTCCACCTGGACACCGCCGCCCCCGAACCGCTCCACGAGGGCAACTCCATCCTCCGCGGCGGGGAGTGA